In the genome of Natronorubrum sediminis, one region contains:
- a CDS encoding outer membrane protein assembly factor BamB family protein — protein sequence MANQTRRSVLQYAGVTLTLGSLATGATAANDVATAESSASEEADGWSSLGGNAGNNSVVPASSAPEEPVDVAWEYDHGGPVAVDDGTVFVVADGAVHALDAADGSLEWETEDVGASGAPAVTPDSVHVGGEQLTKVDRTDGGVCCQADLGPDEVIPSPTIADGLVIVVAEGALYAVDVQDHEMEWYVEPSEPLYEQPVAVADGAVFATSESKAYALELDDGSRRWIDDEPEGDDEYSRFPEPGANQPNHPVATDGVVAIGSADSEDGSIYREGHVTLYDTETGRKREHNERGAFMPALVTDDAFYAFDAYNVTGYDRESGSEVWDTEVNTYRVPSIAVGDGIVYAGLAVDGEAYGPDEVPEPSDGVYAFDEETGEIEWAVGTDEIPTIALADETIYASSETLVAIRNEDDDRSEEPDEEEEEENDDGDGGETDDDESEDESSDGDSESDDSDGDDGDSSSSSDDGSSDEGDDDASGSDDDDTERDDADSDASGSDESDDADDSDSDDIGAGDDADDTGDDGDDSDDGDGADDSVPGFTAGAGAVGGLATLEWLRRKAGDAEEPAE from the coding sequence ATGGCAAACCAAACGAGGCGGAGCGTCCTGCAGTACGCAGGCGTGACGCTGACCCTCGGATCGCTCGCCACTGGTGCAACGGCGGCCAACGACGTGGCCACCGCCGAGTCCTCAGCGTCGGAGGAAGCTGACGGGTGGTCCTCACTCGGCGGAAACGCGGGCAACAACAGCGTCGTGCCCGCCTCGAGCGCTCCGGAGGAACCGGTCGACGTCGCGTGGGAGTACGACCACGGCGGCCCCGTCGCAGTCGACGACGGAACCGTGTTCGTGGTGGCCGACGGTGCCGTCCACGCCCTCGACGCGGCCGACGGATCGCTCGAGTGGGAAACGGAGGACGTGGGCGCGAGTGGGGCGCCCGCAGTGACCCCCGATTCCGTCCACGTTGGTGGGGAACAACTGACGAAGGTCGATCGGACCGACGGTGGGGTCTGTTGTCAGGCGGATCTCGGCCCCGACGAGGTGATTCCGTCGCCGACCATTGCGGACGGGCTCGTGATCGTCGTCGCGGAGGGGGCGCTGTACGCCGTCGACGTCCAAGATCACGAGATGGAGTGGTACGTCGAACCGAGCGAACCGCTCTACGAGCAACCGGTCGCCGTCGCCGACGGCGCGGTCTTCGCGACGAGTGAATCGAAAGCGTACGCGCTCGAACTCGACGACGGCTCGAGGCGCTGGATCGACGACGAACCGGAAGGCGACGACGAATACAGTCGGTTCCCTGAACCGGGTGCCAATCAACCAAACCACCCCGTGGCGACGGATGGCGTCGTCGCGATCGGTAGCGCAGATTCCGAAGACGGTTCGATCTACCGAGAGGGGCACGTGACGCTGTACGACACGGAAACCGGTCGGAAACGCGAGCACAACGAACGTGGGGCGTTCATGCCCGCTCTGGTCACCGACGACGCGTTCTACGCGTTCGACGCGTACAACGTGACGGGGTACGATCGCGAGTCCGGGTCAGAAGTGTGGGACACGGAGGTGAACACGTACCGCGTTCCCTCGATCGCCGTCGGCGACGGAATCGTCTACGCGGGCCTCGCCGTCGACGGCGAGGCGTACGGTCCGGATGAGGTACCCGAGCCCTCGGACGGCGTCTACGCTTTCGACGAGGAAACCGGCGAAATCGAGTGGGCCGTCGGCACCGACGAGATTCCGACCATCGCACTCGCAGACGAGACGATCTACGCCAGTTCGGAGACGCTGGTGGCCATCAGGAACGAGGACGACGACCGAAGCGAGGAACCGGACGAAGAGGAGGAAGAGGAGAACGACGACGGTGACGGCGGCGAAACTGACGACGACGAATCGGAAGACGAGAGCTCCGATGGCGACAGCGAGTCCGACGACAGCGACGGTGACGACGGCGACTCGAGCAGTAGTAGTGACGACGGTAGCAGTGACGAAGGTGACGACGACGCTTCGGGAAGCGACGATGACGACACCGAACGCGACGACGCAGACAGCGATGCGTCGGGGAGCGACGAGAGTGACGACGCAGACGATAGTGATTCCGACGACATCGGTGCCGGAGACGACGCGGACGACACCGGTGACGATGGGGACGATTCAGACGACGGTGACGGCGCAGACGATAGCGTACCCGGTTTCACCGCGGGTGCGGGTGCCGTCGGTGGCCTCGCGACCCTCGAGTGGCTCCGACGAAAGGCGGGTGACGCCGAGGAACCGGCCGAGTAA
- a CDS encoding DUF7561 family protein, with the protein MARDSCDGCGRTVSVAGGIANVWTFGDGAEGTAITLELADGTEHLLCYPCLEELPDEPTADDVARLEQVDAETSQLVID; encoded by the coding sequence ATGGCACGGGACTCCTGTGACGGCTGCGGACGGACGGTTTCTGTCGCCGGCGGCATCGCCAACGTCTGGACGTTCGGCGACGGCGCGGAGGGCACCGCGATCACGCTCGAACTCGCAGACGGGACGGAGCACCTGCTGTGTTATCCCTGTCTCGAGGAGCTTCCCGACGAGCCGACCGCTGACGACGTTGCTCGGCTCGAACAGGTCGACGCGGAGACGTCGCAATTAGTGATCGACTGA
- a CDS encoding DUF5784 family protein: MARPLRFRYSPTSWSEQKVRHEILQPLRSNIGARAVSPRFEIGANWETHRFEMQNGDVALFARNDDEAYWMGNTETPSSLWRTNKVGWREVSYHVTRWSKRELLATLHEEDPWLADYPHISWFFLPVFMSKDGRESTRAFFREHAAGFPDAGRRETTRFFEDFLQTGVLDEYRHVMSGKLGTSDHVDRVRMSAALGEFIAAKILTEAGYAVEPEIEVTTGHSLDFRAEDESTNVLVEVTRPQPPANRSASGPVAAVRDTAETKTNGQLAEHGGGAVLFVDCSSFRDEAWNAVRGEQPDVRHRPAVVYRTRPNGHVEGYQKGSVPLDLNGALELLN; the protein is encoded by the coding sequence GTGGCACGGCCGCTTCGCTTTCGGTATTCGCCCACGTCGTGGAGCGAACAGAAAGTCCGACACGAGATTTTGCAACCCCTTCGCTCGAACATTGGCGCTCGAGCGGTTTCGCCCCGTTTCGAGATCGGCGCGAACTGGGAGACGCATCGCTTCGAGATGCAAAACGGCGACGTCGCGCTCTTCGCGCGAAACGACGACGAAGCCTACTGGATGGGAAACACCGAGACGCCCTCTTCGCTGTGGCGGACCAACAAGGTCGGCTGGCGAGAGGTTTCCTATCACGTCACTCGTTGGAGCAAGCGAGAACTCCTCGCGACCCTTCACGAGGAAGATCCGTGGCTCGCCGATTACCCACACATTTCGTGGTTCTTCCTCCCCGTTTTCATGTCCAAAGACGGCCGCGAGTCCACTCGAGCGTTCTTCCGGGAACACGCCGCCGGCTTCCCCGACGCCGGCCGCCGCGAGACGACGCGCTTTTTCGAAGACTTCCTTCAAACCGGTGTCCTCGACGAGTATCGACACGTCATGTCGGGCAAACTCGGGACCAGCGACCACGTCGACCGCGTTCGAATGAGCGCCGCATTAGGCGAGTTCATCGCGGCGAAGATCCTCACCGAGGCTGGCTACGCCGTCGAGCCTGAGATCGAGGTCACGACCGGTCACTCGCTGGATTTCCGGGCCGAAGACGAGTCGACGAACGTCCTCGTCGAAGTGACGCGCCCGCAACCGCCGGCTAATCGCTCGGCCTCCGGTCCCGTCGCCGCCGTGCGCGACACCGCCGAGACGAAGACCAACGGCCAACTCGCCGAACACGGCGGCGGTGCCGTCCTCTTCGTCGACTGCTCGAGTTTTCGCGACGAGGCCTGGAACGCTGTCCGCGGCGAACAACCCGACGTTCGCCACCGCCCCGCCGTCGTCTATCGCACTCGACCGAACGGACACGTCGAAGGCTACCAGAAGGGGTCGGTTCCACTCGATCTGAACGGTGCCTTGGAGTTGCTGAACTGA
- a CDS encoding class I SAM-dependent methyltransferase — protein sequence MSDDDATPARGDGESSSENGRDPETTPEDVLERTRADAPLAAVVEKPRSETAIESLRAEGVYDDSRRVREDGPERVALPITEPPTETPVLEVVRQLEPEPRNPDLEDRLAARGWSETALESAPGSWAVIGSVVMVTIPDDCPDERELGEALLEIHGEADSVLADEGIANDGEAGTFREPKTRHVAGERETETIHTEHGTRYGLDPSKVMFSPGNQAERARMGELVEADERVFDMFAGIGYFTLPMARAGAHVTATERNPTAVRYLLENAMLNGVETRVDAYVSDCRDIASDVEADRVVMGYYGSAADGGDDEGRSEDGQREDGHGTRADEAHDFLSDALCALVPGGVVHYHEATPRSRLWERPLKRLETASEEAGREFEVLEKRRVKSHSAGVDHVVVDARFE from the coding sequence ATGAGTGACGACGACGCGACCCCCGCGAGGGGCGACGGCGAGTCGAGTTCCGAGAACGGCCGCGACCCAGAAACGACCCCCGAAGACGTCCTCGAGCGAACGCGCGCCGACGCGCCACTCGCCGCCGTCGTCGAAAAGCCGCGTTCGGAGACGGCTATCGAGTCGCTTCGAGCCGAAGGCGTCTACGACGATTCGCGACGAGTGCGCGAGGACGGCCCCGAACGGGTCGCACTACCGATCACGGAGCCGCCGACGGAGACGCCAGTACTCGAGGTCGTCCGGCAACTCGAGCCCGAGCCTCGAAACCCGGATCTCGAGGATCGCCTCGCTGCTCGTGGCTGGAGCGAGACGGCCCTCGAGTCGGCCCCCGGTTCGTGGGCCGTGATCGGGTCGGTCGTGATGGTGACGATTCCGGACGACTGTCCGGACGAACGGGAACTAGGCGAGGCGTTGCTCGAGATACACGGCGAAGCTGACAGCGTGTTGGCCGACGAGGGAATCGCGAACGACGGCGAGGCGGGCACGTTTCGTGAACCGAAGACGCGACACGTCGCGGGCGAGCGAGAGACCGAGACGATCCACACTGAACACGGGACGCGCTACGGCCTCGATCCGTCGAAGGTGATGTTCTCGCCGGGGAATCAGGCCGAACGGGCACGGATGGGCGAGCTGGTGGAGGCCGACGAACGCGTCTTCGACATGTTCGCCGGCATCGGCTACTTTACGCTCCCGATGGCTCGCGCCGGCGCGCACGTCACGGCGACCGAACGGAATCCGACCGCCGTTCGCTACTTGCTCGAGAACGCGATGCTCAACGGGGTCGAGACGCGCGTCGACGCCTACGTGAGCGACTGTCGAGACATCGCGAGCGACGTCGAGGCGGATCGAGTCGTCATGGGCTACTACGGCAGCGCGGCCGATGGTGGGGACGATGAGGGGCGAAGCGAGGACGGACAACGCGAGGACGGTCACGGAACCCGAGCCGACGAGGCTCACGACTTTCTGTCGGATGCCCTCTGTGCGCTCGTACCCGGCGGCGTCGTCCACTATCACGAGGCGACGCCCCGCTCGCGGCTGTGGGAGCGGCCGCTCAAGCGACTCGAGACGGCGAGCGAGGAAGCCGGTCGGGAGTTCGAGGTGCTCGAGAAGCGACGCGTCAAGAGCCACAGCGCCGGCGTCGACCACGTCGTCGTCGATGCGCGCTTCGAGTAG
- a CDS encoding zinc-dependent alcohol dehydrogenase family protein: protein MRAAVLEEHGEPLSIEDVDAPEPDPRGAVVEVEACGVCRSDWHGWQGDWGWLGLETQQGQILGHEPAGTVIAVGDEIENVSEGDHVAVPFNLGDGTCHECRRGHSNTCENVMPLGFVPPVQGAFAEQVHVPAADHNLVQLPDGVSSVDMAGLGCRFMTSFHALAHRADVSAGDWVSVHGVGGVGLSAVHIADALGANVIAVDLKEQKLEKAQELGAVETVNASDADNVAAEVKAIADGGADVSMDALGIETTSQNSVQSLGNRGQHLQVGLTTQDEQGMITVPSDAMVMQEIEFIGSLGMPPTRYDEIFRMVSTGKLRPADVVSETIDLEDVSDKLAAMTDYETEGIPVIDSF from the coding sequence ATGCGTGCAGCAGTTCTCGAAGAACACGGCGAACCGCTCTCGATCGAAGACGTCGACGCACCGGAGCCCGACCCCCGGGGTGCCGTCGTCGAAGTCGAAGCCTGCGGCGTCTGCCGGAGCGACTGGCACGGCTGGCAAGGCGACTGGGGGTGGCTCGGTCTCGAGACTCAACAGGGTCAGATTCTCGGCCACGAGCCCGCGGGAACGGTCATCGCCGTCGGTGACGAAATCGAGAACGTCTCCGAAGGCGATCACGTCGCCGTCCCGTTCAATTTGGGCGACGGTACCTGCCACGAGTGTCGTCGCGGCCACTCGAACACCTGCGAGAACGTGATGCCACTCGGATTCGTCCCGCCCGTTCAGGGGGCGTTCGCCGAACAGGTCCACGTCCCAGCCGCCGACCACAACCTCGTTCAACTCCCCGACGGTGTCTCGTCGGTCGACATGGCCGGCCTCGGCTGTCGGTTTATGACCTCGTTTCACGCGCTGGCCCACCGAGCAGACGTGAGCGCGGGCGACTGGGTCTCCGTTCACGGTGTCGGCGGCGTTGGCCTCTCGGCGGTCCACATCGCCGACGCCCTCGGCGCGAACGTGATCGCCGTCGACCTCAAAGAGCAGAAACTCGAGAAAGCCCAGGAACTGGGGGCCGTCGAGACGGTCAATGCGAGCGACGCAGACAACGTCGCGGCCGAGGTCAAAGCCATCGCCGACGGCGGTGCCGACGTCTCGATGGACGCCCTCGGAATCGAGACGACGTCACAAAATTCGGTCCAGAGCCTCGGCAACCGCGGCCAGCACCTCCAGGTCGGCCTCACCACGCAGGACGAACAGGGGATGATCACCGTCCCCTCCGACGCGATGGTGATGCAAGAGATCGAGTTCATCGGCTCGCTCGGCATGCCCCCAACTCGGTACGACGAAATCTTCCGAATGGTCTCGACCGGAAAGCTCCGGCCCGCTGACGTCGTCTCCGAGACGATCGACCTCGAGGACGTCTCCGACAAACTCGCGGCGATGACCGACTACGAAACCGAGGGCATCCCGGTCATCGATAGCTTCTAG
- a CDS encoding helicase C-terminal domain-containing protein has protein sequence MNPERIFEAFPAPSYRGAQEQALRDIRDAFASGNDVVLVRAPTGSGKSLLARAVAGCARRVDDADPSDPTGAYYTTPQVSQLDDVAADDLLADLNVIRGKSNYSCILPEERNTPVNQAPCVRERGYDCSVKHRCPYFSDRAIASNRSIAAMTLAYFMQTAGSEVFRKRDVVVVDEAHGLAEWAEMYATIQLGPRTVPFWDDLRVPEIDSLERAVRYAENLAQTCGRRKDDLLGQDSLSPGEVRERDRLQELIGELDWFVSDYRDPQSPTTWLVDQSEPSRARADERDEDDDPAGGPLTIKPMSPEKYLRHTVWDRGNKFALLSATILNKEAFCRQVGLDPDDVALVDVEHTFPVENRPLYDVTQGKMTYEHRDETTPKIARTIVRLMQHHPDEKGLIHAHSYDIQERLADMLSDFGVGDRVRTHDRDGRDAALDAWKASDDPDVFLSVKMEEALDLKGDLCRWQVLCKAPFLNTGDSRVAHRLEEGQWAWYYRTALRTVIQGCGRVVRAPDDHGATYLADSSLLDLFERARTDMPDWFEAQVTRMGEPDLPSFQPTSALADQHGATGRGTQTETTDSSRERSRYQRSRGSSSSSSSSSPLADVWDTDG, from the coding sequence GTGAATCCCGAGCGGATCTTCGAGGCGTTCCCCGCCCCCAGCTATCGCGGTGCCCAGGAGCAGGCCCTGCGGGACATTCGCGACGCGTTCGCGTCCGGCAACGACGTCGTCTTGGTTCGCGCGCCGACGGGGAGTGGCAAGTCCCTGCTCGCCCGCGCCGTCGCCGGCTGTGCACGCCGGGTCGACGACGCCGACCCGAGCGATCCGACGGGTGCGTACTACACGACGCCCCAGGTCTCCCAACTCGACGACGTGGCGGCCGACGACTTGCTGGCCGACCTCAACGTCATCCGCGGGAAGTCGAACTACTCCTGTATCCTCCCGGAAGAGCGCAACACCCCCGTCAATCAGGCCCCCTGCGTTCGCGAACGCGGCTACGACTGTTCGGTCAAACACCGCTGTCCGTACTTCTCCGACCGCGCAATCGCGTCGAATCGCTCCATCGCGGCGATGACGCTCGCGTACTTCATGCAAACCGCCGGTAGCGAGGTCTTTCGCAAACGGGACGTCGTCGTCGTCGACGAAGCCCACGGCCTCGCCGAGTGGGCCGAAATGTACGCGACGATCCAACTCGGCCCGCGAACGGTCCCCTTCTGGGACGACCTACGCGTTCCCGAGATCGACTCCCTCGAGCGAGCCGTTCGCTACGCCGAGAACCTCGCCCAGACCTGTGGCCGCCGGAAAGACGACTTACTCGGACAGGACTCGCTCTCGCCCGGCGAGGTCCGCGAACGCGACCGCCTGCAGGAACTCATCGGCGAACTCGACTGGTTCGTCTCGGACTATCGCGACCCACAGAGTCCGACGACGTGGCTCGTCGATCAATCCGAACCCTCGAGGGCTCGCGCGGACGAGCGAGACGAGGACGACGACCCCGCCGGCGGCCCGCTCACGATCAAGCCGATGAGCCCCGAGAAGTACCTCAGACACACCGTCTGGGATCGGGGCAACAAGTTCGCGCTGCTCTCGGCGACGATTCTCAACAAGGAGGCGTTCTGTCGGCAAGTCGGACTCGATCCGGACGATGTCGCGCTGGTCGACGTCGAACACACCTTCCCTGTCGAGAACCGGCCGCTGTACGACGTGACACAGGGGAAGATGACCTACGAGCACCGCGACGAGACGACGCCGAAGATCGCGCGCACGATCGTTCGGCTCATGCAACACCACCCCGACGAGAAGGGGTTGATTCACGCCCACTCCTACGACATTCAGGAGCGACTCGCCGACATGCTCTCCGATTTCGGCGTCGGCGACCGCGTCCGCACCCACGACCGCGACGGCCGCGACGCCGCCCTCGACGCCTGGAAAGCCAGCGACGACCCCGACGTCTTCCTCTCGGTCAAGATGGAGGAAGCGCTCGACCTCAAGGGCGACCTCTGTCGCTGGCAGGTACTGTGTAAAGCCCCGTTCCTCAACACCGGCGACTCTCGAGTCGCCCACCGACTCGAGGAGGGCCAGTGGGCCTGGTACTACCGAACTGCCCTCCGCACGGTCATCCAGGGCTGTGGTCGCGTCGTTCGCGCCCCCGACGACCACGGCGCGACCTACCTCGCGGACTCGAGTCTGCTCGATCTCTTCGAGCGGGCCCGAACGGATATGCCCGACTGGTTCGAAGCGCAAGTCACCCGAATGGGTGAGCCGGATCTACCGTCGTTCCAGCCAACCAGCGCACTCGCCGACCAACACGGCGCGACCGGCCGCGGGACACAGACCGAGACGACGGACTCCTCACGAGAGCGCTCGCGCTATCAACGCTCGCGAGGATCTTCGTCGAGTTCGTCTTCCTCGAGCCCGCTGGCTGATGTCTGGGATACTGATGGCTAG
- a CDS encoding 60S ribosomal export protein NMD3, translating to MSESRAFCPRCGEAVPERSASDANDEDATDPLRPGADVELCDSCYFDDFDFVDAPERIDVRVCATCGAVYRGNRWIDVGAQDYTDIAIEEVSEALGVHVDVEDVAWQVEPEQIDPNTIRMHCYFTGVVRGTPVEEQVTVLVRIARQTCQRCGRIAGDYYASIVQIRAEDRTPTSEELERAEEIANTIVADMEATGDRNAFVTETSETDDGLNIKVSTNKIGKKISNKMIEEFGGTVNDAETLVTEDSDGNEVYRVTFAVRLPPYTPGEIIDLEDDDGPVIVRSARGNLKGVRATTGERYEASYEEGNSPDARRLGHLADGVETTVVTVEDDNAVQVLDPETYRAKTVARPSYFDPDAETVPVLKSRAGLHILPDDGREDDE from the coding sequence ATGAGTGAGTCGCGTGCGTTCTGTCCCCGGTGTGGGGAGGCAGTTCCCGAACGGTCGGCGAGCGACGCGAACGACGAGGACGCGACGGATCCCCTTCGACCCGGCGCGGACGTCGAACTCTGTGATTCCTGTTACTTCGACGACTTCGACTTCGTCGACGCGCCGGAGCGAATCGACGTTCGCGTCTGTGCGACCTGCGGGGCCGTCTATCGCGGAAATCGGTGGATCGACGTTGGGGCCCAGGACTACACCGACATCGCGATCGAGGAAGTGAGCGAAGCGCTCGGCGTCCACGTCGACGTAGAAGACGTCGCCTGGCAGGTCGAACCCGAACAGATCGACCCGAACACGATCCGGATGCACTGTTACTTCACGGGGGTCGTCCGGGGCACGCCGGTCGAAGAGCAGGTGACGGTACTGGTCAGAATCGCCCGTCAGACCTGCCAACGCTGCGGTCGAATCGCCGGCGACTACTACGCCAGCATCGTCCAGATCCGGGCCGAGGATCGAACGCCGACGAGCGAGGAACTCGAGCGGGCAGAGGAGATCGCGAACACGATCGTCGCCGACATGGAGGCGACCGGCGACAGAAACGCCTTCGTCACAGAGACGAGCGAGACCGACGACGGACTGAACATCAAGGTCTCGACTAACAAGATCGGGAAGAAAATCTCGAACAAGATGATCGAGGAGTTCGGCGGAACGGTCAACGACGCCGAAACGCTCGTCACGGAGGACTCAGACGGCAACGAGGTCTATCGCGTTACCTTCGCCGTTCGCCTGCCACCGTATACGCCCGGTGAGATCATCGACCTCGAGGACGACGACGGCCCGGTGATCGTCCGCAGCGCTCGCGGGAATCTCAAAGGCGTGCGGGCGACGACCGGGGAGCGATACGAAGCGAGCTACGAGGAGGGGAACTCACCGGATGCGCGCAGACTCGGACACCTCGCGGACGGGGTCGAAACGACGGTCGTCACCGTCGAGGACGACAACGCGGTGCAGGTACTCGATCCGGAGACCTATCGGGCGAAGACGGTCGCGCGGCCGTCGTACTTCGATCCGGACGCCGAAACGGTTCCCGTGCTCAAGAGTCGAGCAGGGTTGCACATCCTCCCCGACGACGGACGCGAAGACGATGAGTGA
- a CDS encoding SRPBCC family protein produces the protein MTEDTTGEHEFDPSEYDTTITRTVDAPREAVWAAWTNPEQVAEWWGPHGFTVPDCEVDARPGGAFSIDMEAPDGTVYPDEGVFHEVVEPERLVLTSRAFEDDDGGHQLEVRHTITFEADGDQTHLTLEADVVSATPAVEEALGGMEMGWSQSFEKLEASVDESGAEP, from the coding sequence ATGACCGAAGACACGACCGGCGAGCACGAATTCGATCCGAGCGAGTACGACACGACGATCACGCGAACCGTCGACGCCCCCCGCGAGGCGGTGTGGGCGGCGTGGACCAACCCCGAACAGGTCGCCGAGTGGTGGGGGCCCCACGGATTCACCGTCCCCGACTGCGAGGTGGACGCGCGCCCCGGCGGCGCGTTCAGCATCGACATGGAAGCGCCCGATGGCACTGTCTACCCCGACGAGGGGGTGTTCCACGAGGTCGTCGAACCCGAACGGCTCGTCCTCACGAGCCGGGCGTTCGAGGACGACGACGGTGGTCACCAACTCGAGGTCCGACACACCATCACGTTCGAAGCCGACGGCGATCAGACCCATCTCACGCTGGAAGCGGACGTCGTCTCGGCGACGCCGGCGGTGGAGGAGGCCCTCGGCGGGATGGAAATGGGCTGGAGCCAGAGCTTCGAGAAGCTCGAGGCGTCCGTCGACGAGTCGGGGGCCGAGCCGTGA
- a CDS encoding SRPBCC family protein — MTDDTANTEAVSESRAEHLTISRTVDAPRERVWRAFTDPDEVRRWYGSDLMDVEIHALEAEPGGSFSITMRDDEGDYDIEGEFLEVTERERLVHTWYVGRVTVEFDEVGEGTEVVLTHEGLPDRETTKQHAEGWTAAIETLAATVRNDEGRER; from the coding sequence ATGACAGACGACACGGCGAACACCGAAGCAGTATCCGAATCGCGCGCTGAGCACCTGACGATCAGCCGGACCGTCGACGCCCCACGCGAGCGCGTTTGGCGGGCGTTCACCGATCCCGACGAGGTTCGTCGGTGGTACGGATCGGACCTGATGGACGTCGAGATCCACGCGCTCGAGGCCGAACCCGGCGGCTCGTTCTCGATCACCATGCGTGACGACGAGGGCGACTACGACATCGAAGGCGAGTTCCTCGAGGTAACCGAGCGCGAGCGCCTCGTCCACACCTGGTACGTCGGCCGAGTGACGGTAGAGTTCGACGAGGTTGGTGAGGGCACCGAGGTCGTGCTCACTCACGAGGGACTCCCGGACCGAGAGACCACCAAGCAACACGCCGAGGGATGGACGGCGGCGATCGAAACGCTGGCGGCGACCGTGCGAAACGACGAGGGCCGAGAACGATGA
- a CDS encoding ArsR/SmtB family transcription factor, translated as MVERESDDLNLDAIFGALAHPTRRELIEQLASGPDRVSDLAEPHNMSLAAVSKHLQVLEDAGLIDVEKDGRVRRCHLNGAPLSDAFGWLTRYRVFWEDRFDALEDHLEEADQ; from the coding sequence ATGGTTGAACGGGAATCGGACGACCTCAATCTCGACGCGATCTTCGGAGCCCTGGCTCACCCGACCCGACGGGAACTTATCGAGCAGTTAGCTAGCGGACCGGATCGCGTCAGCGACCTGGCCGAGCCACACAATATGTCCCTGGCAGCAGTTTCGAAGCACTTGCAGGTACTCGAGGACGCGGGGCTCATCGACGTCGAGAAGGACGGACGCGTGCGTCGGTGTCATCTGAATGGTGCGCCGCTGAGCGACGCCTTCGGGTGGCTCACCCGCTACCGCGTCTTCTGGGAGGATCGGTTCGACGCACTCGAGGACCATCTGGAGGAAGCAGACCAATGA
- a CDS encoding DUF5786 family protein, producing the protein MSMGAYDEDEHERREQQASKVDADFDDERTIYHGTVEYDSGESAEDLLDQFEQIKSD; encoded by the coding sequence ATGTCAATGGGTGCCTATGACGAAGATGAACACGAGCGGCGCGAGCAGCAGGCGTCGAAGGTCGACGCCGATTTCGACGACGAGCGGACGATCTATCACGGAACGGTCGAGTACGACTCCGGTGAGTCTGCGGAGGACCTCCTCGATCAGTTCGAGCAGATAAAATCCGACTGA
- a CDS encoding dihydrofolate reductase family protein, with protein sequence MTEVRANISVSLDGFVAGPNDSRENPLGDGGERLHEWIYDLASWREVHGLEGGETGRADETFAESIENVGAVVMGRRMFDNGEGPWGDDPFEGHWGEDPPFGVPVFVLTHHERAPLDLGETTFTFVTDGLEVALERATGAADGADVSIAGGARTIQQCVEAGVLDELEVHIAPVLLGDGIRLFERSAHAGTELERTRVVESSDVTHLRFRVGHSSA encoded by the coding sequence ATGACCGAGGTCCGTGCGAACATCTCGGTCTCGCTCGACGGCTTCGTTGCCGGCCCGAACGACAGCCGCGAAAACCCGCTCGGCGACGGCGGCGAGCGACTCCACGAGTGGATCTACGACCTCGCGAGCTGGCGGGAGGTCCACGGTCTCGAGGGCGGCGAGACGGGCCGGGCCGACGAGACATTCGCCGAGTCCATCGAGAACGTCGGCGCGGTGGTGATGGGCAGGCGGATGTTCGACAACGGCGAAGGGCCGTGGGGTGACGATCCCTTCGAGGGCCACTGGGGCGAGGACCCGCCCTTCGGCGTGCCGGTGTTCGTGCTCACGCACCACGAGCGAGCGCCCCTCGATCTGGGCGAGACGACGTTCACCTTCGTGACCGACGGACTCGAGGTCGCCCTCGAACGAGCGACGGGGGCGGCCGACGGCGCTGATGTCTCGATCGCCGGCGGCGCGAGGACGATCCAGCAGTGTGTCGAGGCGGGCGTGCTCGACGAACTCGAGGTCCATATCGCACCCGTGTTGCTGGGCGACGGGATCAGGCTGTTCGAGCGATCGGCTCACGCCGGAACCGAACTGGAGCGAACGAGGGTAGTCGAGTCTTCAGACGTGACGCATCTGCGGTTTCGCGTCGGCCACTCGAGTGCATGA